A stretch of the Ornithodoros turicata isolate Travis chromosome 4, ASM3712646v1, whole genome shotgun sequence genome encodes the following:
- the LOC135392462 gene encoding uncharacterized protein LOC135392462: MAFCCVPLCRSDGKRSVLGEKVTFHEIPARLDIREKWLVAIKRDEWSPNSTSNYSRVCSRHFLASDFIEGKRRRLKRDAVPSVFSDFPSHLQPRITKQRSDSSIRKRAHALDAAVRVKKARLGEQQSLENTTCPVLRPDTRSSSQDEGTACDKVFTGAEKRVCAGGIPAGRVDISTREQSTQADIKKVQHATRQEHHKWVRKTRDLRKRIERLERIVDSYKTELKKLKEDDDVDTFQYMKNRAAESNPQAMFLMDQVRNFKKKSPRWSEDTLRHSIVLRHLSTRAYEHVRSQGLLKLPSRNTLQNYIGISSGETGFNTLVKCRLEAELQNLGTAQSRTCSLIIDEMQIKQKLQYNKQRDAFVGQVDLGPLNKDAKQQVLANSLLCFLLNGLSSSFRVPVAYFFTKSLTGIELSKLILFVLKKVEDVGFRVLRIVTDNHRVNVNAMTVLCGGLLKHQIAHPVDPTRALSFSFDYCHVLKNMRSQFLDRDMGKDNQVSSSFLKALYELQKKASIKAVRFLSRKHIYPSNIEKMNVKRAIQLFSPDVTAALKYLRDQAGHTCDPLYADAGDTILFMESIYRWFILHDTSNCTQHIHQRFPDVRHYDSCDDSRLEWLETTFPAYLEELKKLTKPSQFFTKETYGALLTTTYSTVACVRYLLQEEQFRFVLTRKFSSDPIEALFGALRSSQGRNDQMNVRSTTHALERILKTGIIVASQHSNVSHAVTSSSAVAVASLEQQVPREEQGPTEPMVTLPRKAASVLEKLKEPRRERLPSLQLSATAHVGGYIARVVVEKIHCENCAQLVLKAMSNQPVQGLTRHQDRGGLLYPSDDLVYLLDILREYAEAVISEQPNGANKWKPLNTLLHFAVPVICECTLLQCPQSTKEHRHELVHLICSRFFRPLLVNHAFHVTDRNDTYKAFKRKPLSRKYVKLN; the protein is encoded by the exons ATGGCCTTCTGCTGTGTGCCGCTTTGTCGTTCGGACGGGAAAAGGTCTGTGCTGGGCGAGAAGGTCACGTTCCACGAAATACCTGCACGACTGGACATACGAGAAAAGTGGCTGGTAGCGATCAAGAGGGATGAGTGGTCACCAAACTCCACCAGCAACTACTCAAGAGTATGCAGCAGACACTTCCTCGCTTCCGATTTCATCGAAGGCAAGCGGCGTCGACTGAAACGAGACGCCGTGCCGTCTGTCTTCAGCGACTTCCCATCCCACCTCCAACCAAGAATCACGAAGCAGAGAAGCGACAGCAGCATCAGGAAACGAGCACACGCCCTCGATGCTGCTGTTCGAGTAAAGAAGGCGCGCCTTGGGGAGCAGCAATCACTTGAA AACACGACTTGTCCCGTGTTGAGGCCAGACACACGCTCGTCGAGCCAGGATGAAGGGACAGCATGTGATAAAGTGTTCACGGGAGCAGAAAAGAGAGTTTGTGCTGGTGGTATCCCAGCAGGTAGAGTCGACATATCAACCAGAGAGCAGTCAACACAAGCAGATATAAAGAAGGTACAGCATGCAACGAGACAGGAACACCACAAGTGGGTTCGGAAGACAAGGGATCTGCGAAAGCGGATTGAAAGACTGGAGAGAATAGTGGACAGCTACAAGACAGAACTCAAGAAGCtaaaagaagatgatgatgttGACACCTTCCAGTATATGAAGAACAGAGCTGCAGAGAGCAACCCACAGGCGATGTTCCTCATGGACCAAGTAAGGAACTTCAAGAAAAAAAGTCCAAGGTGGTCAGAAGATACCCTTCGGCACAGCATCGTCCTGAGGCATCTTTCAACAAGAGCTTACGAGCACGTTCGAAGCCAAGGACTACTTAAGTTACCATCGAGGAACACGTTGCAGAATTACATAGGAATCTCAAGTGGGGAAACAGGATTTAACACCTTGGTAAAATGTCGCCTGGAAGCAGAGCTTCAGAACCTGGGAACTGCTCAGTCAAGAACATGTTCCTTAATAATAGATGAGatgcaaatcaaacaaaagctACAGTACAATAAGCAACGTGATGCTTTTGTGGGACAAGTGGACCTGGGCCCTCTGAACAAAGATGCAAAACAGCAAGTTTTGGCAAACTCACTTCTATGCTTTTTGCTGAATGGGCTCAGCTCCTCTTTTAGAGTACCCGTTGCCTATTTTTTCACTAAAAGCCTGACAGGGATCGAACTTTCAAAACTCATActttttgttctgaaaaaggTGGAAGACGTTGGCTTTCGGGTTTTGAGGATCGTAACAGACAACCACCGTGTAAATGTGAACGCGATGACCGTTTTGTGTGGTGGACTGCTGAAGCACCAAATTGCACACCCAGTTGACCCGACAAGGGCACTCTCTTTTAGCTTCGATTACTGTCATGTGCTAAAGAACATGCGTTCTCAATTTCTGGATCGTGACATGGGCAAGGACAACCAAGTGTCATCGTCCTTCCTGAAGGCGCTGTACGAGCTACAGAAGAAAGCGTCAATTAAGGCAGTCAGGTTCCTAAGCCGGAAACACATATATCCTAGTAACATTGAAAAAATGAATGTAAAGCGAGCCATACAGTTGTTTTCCCCAGATGTTACAGCAGCGCTGAAGTACCTGCGAGACCAAGCTGGTCACACATGCGATCCATTATATGCTGATGCAGGAGATACCATACTCTTCATGGAAAGCATATATCGCTGGTTTATCCTTCATGATACCAGCAACTGCACACAGCATATACATCAAAGGTTCCCGGATGTGCGCCATTATGACAGCTGCGATGACAGTCGACTTGAGTGGTTGGAAACCACGTTCCCAGCGTACCTTGAGGAGCTAAAGAAGTTGACAAAGCCATCTCAGTTCTTCACTAAAGAGACTTACGGTGCACTGCTGACAACTACATATTCAACGGTTGCTTGTGTAAGGTATCTACTGCAGGAGGAACAGTTCAGGTTCGTCCTGACGCGAAAATTTAGTAGTGATCCAATAGAGGCGCTGTTTGGAGCCCTAAGAAGCTCCCAAGGACGCAATGACCAAATGAACGTGAGGTCCACTACACATGCATTAGAAAGGATCCTGAAGACGGGAATCATCGTCGCCTCGCAGCACAGCAATGTGTCTCACGCAGTGACCTCAAGCTCAGCTGTAGCAGTTGCAAGTTTGGAACAGCAAGTGCCAAGAGAAGAGCAAGGGCCGACTGAACCAATGGTGACTCTTCCACGTAAAGCAGCATCAGTTCTGGAGAAACTAAAGGAGCCCAGGCGAGAGCGTCTTCCCAGCCTTCAGCTGTCAGCCACAGCCCACGTCGGAGGCTATATCGCCCGAGTTGTGGTAGAGAAAATTCACTGCGAAAATTGTGCCCAACTCGTACTGAAAGCTATGTCGAACCAGCCTGTTCAGGGGTTGACAAGGCATCAAGATAGAGGAGGACTTCTCTACCCTTCAGATGACCTCGTTTACCTTCTAGACATCCTGCGGGAGTATGCAGAAGCTGTGATTTCTGAACAACCAAATGGAGCTAACAAATGGAAGCCGCTGAACACATTGTTGCATTTTGCTGTGCCTGTGATCTGTGAATGCACATTGCTCCAGTGCCCACAGAGCACAAAGGAACACAGGCACGAGCTTGTACATCTCATTTGTTCAAGGTTCTTTCGGCCGCTTCTGGTAAATCATGCTTTCCATGTAACTGACAGAAACGAC